One window of Electrophorus electricus isolate fEleEle1 chromosome 24, fEleEle1.pri, whole genome shotgun sequence genomic DNA carries:
- the LOC113584616 gene encoding protein LKAAEAR1 — MTEQGERAKQWSPTSAGLKTMCPQQRARYLAYAEPSKEVRGWMAASRQRVSTRLSQERKERQKDQLQVPDSKLRQDALIGQLKAAEARNRIRQMRLQYQNLREQEMNLMISCQSNAQSAIRLELLLLAREKRVNIRDSLDQLQRRRVEEILEDDKGLTIIRG; from the exons ATGACGGAGCAAGGTGAGAGAGCTAAGCAGTGGAGTCCCACAAGCGCAGGATTGAAAACTATGTGCCCCCAGCAGAGAGCTCGATACTTGGCTTACGCTGAGCCCTCCAAAGAGGTGCGAGGGTGGATGGCGGCTTCCAGGCAACGTGTTTCTACTCGACTGTCtcaagagagaaaagaaagacaaaaagaccaGCTTCAAGTCCCGGATTCAAAATTGCGTCAAGACGCGCTCATAGGTCAATTAAAAGCCGCCGAAGCGAGAAATAGGATTCGACAGATGAGGCTGCAATACCAAAACTTGAGG GAGCAGGAAATGAACTTAATGATTTCGTGCCAGTCCAACGCGCAGAGCGCTATACGCCTAGAGCTGCTATTGCTGGCGAGGGAGAAGAGGGTGAACATCCGCGACAGCCTGGATCAGCTACAG AGACGAAGAGTGGAGGAGATTCTGGAGGATGACAAGGGCCTGACAATAATCAGAGGAtga